From the genome of Hymenobacter cellulosilyticus, one region includes:
- the ruvX gene encoding Holliday junction resolvase RuvX, which produces MGRILAIDYGNKRVGLAVTDPLQLIATPLETIHSQDLLTYIKTLHAREPLSALVIGMPKTLLNEATDSTSAVVGVVRRLRKDFPEVPVHEIDERYTSRMAHAAMLAGGLSKKDRRDKATVDKVSATLILQSFLESR; this is translated from the coding sequence ATGGGACGTATCCTTGCCATTGACTACGGGAATAAGCGAGTAGGACTGGCCGTCACGGATCCGCTCCAGCTCATTGCCACGCCGCTCGAAACCATTCACAGCCAGGACCTTTTGACCTACATCAAAACCCTGCACGCCCGGGAGCCTCTTTCGGCCCTTGTCATTGGTATGCCCAAGACCCTGCTGAACGAAGCCACCGACTCGACCAGCGCCGTGGTGGGCGTGGTACGGCGCCTGCGCAAGGACTTCCCCGAAGTGCCGGTCCACGAAATTGACGAGCGCTATACCTCACGCATGGCTCATGCCGCCATGCTGGCCGGCGGCCTGTCCAAGAAGGACCGGCGCGACAAAGCCACCGTCGACAAGGTAAGCGCCACCCTTATTTTGCAATCTTTCCTCGAATCCCGATGA
- the def gene encoding peptide deformylase — MIYPIVAFGDPVLKSRAKDIPAELPADELKQLIDDMYATMYHANGVGLAAPQIGKSVRLFVIDSAPMVGDDDEDEEEATDADPTEAPVKRAFINPVMVSETGEEWGFEEGCLSIPGVRETVYRHETIVIRYEDEQRVQHEETFSGMTARVIQHEYDHLEGVLFTDHISSFKKQLIKGKLTRISKGDVNADYRMRFAGQGRR, encoded by the coding sequence ATGATTTATCCCATTGTTGCCTTCGGTGACCCGGTCCTGAAGTCCCGCGCCAAAGACATCCCCGCCGAGTTGCCCGCCGACGAGCTCAAGCAGCTCATCGATGATATGTACGCCACGATGTACCACGCCAACGGTGTGGGTCTGGCTGCCCCCCAGATTGGCAAAAGCGTCCGCCTGTTCGTGATTGACTCGGCCCCGATGGTGGGCGATGATGACGAGGACGAAGAAGAAGCCACGGATGCTGACCCGACGGAGGCACCTGTAAAGCGTGCTTTCATCAACCCCGTGATGGTAAGTGAAACCGGCGAGGAATGGGGCTTTGAAGAAGGCTGCCTGAGCATTCCCGGGGTGCGCGAAACGGTGTACCGCCACGAAACCATTGTGATTCGCTACGAGGACGAGCAGCGCGTGCAGCACGAGGAAACTTTCTCGGGTATGACGGCCCGCGTGATTCAACACGAGTACGACCACCTGGAAGGCGTGCTGTTCACCGACCATATCTCCAGCTTCAAAAAGCAGCTCATCAAGGGCAAGCTCACCCGCATCAGCAAGGGCGACGTGAATGCCGATTACCGTATGCGCTTCGCCGGGCAGGGCCGCCGCTAA
- a CDS encoding zinc dependent phospholipase C family protein, with translation MRKTFTLFLLSTFWLLPHRPQAWGFFGHRLINRLAVFTLPPEMVGFYKANIDYLTENATRPDSRRSVVPGEAPRHFLDVDVYGDSALTKLPHNWADAVAKYGEDSLMKHGIVPWQVVKMKYQLTDAFKKRDADRILSFSADMGHYIADACVPLHTTHNYNGQLTGQRGIHGFWESRLPEILSANYDFFVGQPEYLKNPTQTIWDAVGRSNAAVDSVLRFERELTTEFADDRKFGFEERGNQTVRVYSRDFTDEYHQRLNGQVERQMRLAVKLVSSYWYTCWVDAGQPDLGKLPRTTSETEKQRLAKESAELKNAPAEAAVPGHED, from the coding sequence ATGCGTAAAACCTTTACTCTATTCCTGTTATCAACTTTTTGGCTACTCCCACACCGGCCCCAGGCCTGGGGCTTTTTCGGGCACCGGCTGATTAACCGGCTGGCGGTGTTTACGCTGCCGCCCGAGATGGTCGGGTTTTACAAGGCCAATATTGACTACCTGACCGAAAACGCCACCCGACCCGACTCCCGCCGCTCGGTGGTGCCCGGCGAAGCCCCGCGCCACTTCCTGGACGTGGACGTGTACGGCGACAGTGCCCTGACTAAGCTGCCCCACAACTGGGCCGACGCCGTGGCCAAGTACGGGGAAGACTCGCTGATGAAGCACGGCATTGTGCCCTGGCAGGTGGTGAAAATGAAATACCAGCTGACCGACGCCTTCAAAAAGCGGGACGCGGACCGGATTCTGAGTTTCTCGGCCGACATGGGCCACTATATTGCCGACGCCTGCGTGCCGTTGCACACCACCCACAACTACAACGGGCAGCTGACCGGGCAGCGCGGCATTCACGGGTTCTGGGAAAGCCGGCTGCCGGAAATCCTGAGTGCCAACTACGACTTTTTCGTGGGCCAGCCGGAGTATCTGAAGAACCCGACCCAGACCATCTGGGACGCGGTGGGCCGCTCCAATGCCGCCGTGGATTCGGTGCTGCGCTTCGAGCGGGAGCTGACCACCGAGTTTGCCGACGACCGTAAATTTGGCTTCGAAGAGCGGGGCAACCAGACCGTGCGCGTCTATTCGCGGGACTTCACCGACGAATACCACCAGCGCCTCAACGGGCAGGTAGAACGGCAGATGCGCCTGGCCGTGAAGCTGGTAAGCAGCTACTGGTACACCTGCTGGGTAGATGCCGGGCAGCCCGACCTGGGCAAGCTACCCCGTACTACTTCCGAAACCGAGAAGCAGCGCCTGGCCAAAGAATCGGCGGAGCTGAAGAACGCGCCGGCCGAAGCGGCTGTTCCGGGGCACGAGGATTAG
- a CDS encoding S9 family peptidase, translating into MYKPFALLAGLAFLQPAVAQQTPKKPLDHSVYDQWQSVANQKISQDGKYVLFQVKPQQGDGTLYLKTAANQTLRQVSRGDSAQFTADSKFAVFSIRPQYQVVRQAKIKKKKPADMPKDSLGVYTLNGNKLSKYPNVKSFQLAEDAAVLAFLGERLPVKDAAKKAPTDTIKKLTDQLLEAKKEGAPLTVVNLLTGKTSTFEYVTDYQISKPGNKVGFAVVAPKGNKDVKSGLYVLDVASGTAKLVSAGKGVYKNIAFDEAGKQLAFTAEKHPEKALVKPFSLYYSDLGADSARVLLKPSATPLPKGWSPSGFGKVSFSKNGEKLFFGTAPDPIPQDTSIVDFETAKLDIWNYKDDYLQPMQLKTLKKDLQRNYLAVIYPKKDGKFVQLENEYLRDSFLPENTNAEYILAVTDTGKRVSMQWEGTTLKQAYLVSTVSGEHVAINPKAAKSRFQMSPDGRYVTWYDYANKNWFAYAVDGRKTVNLTGKLNVSFTDEENDSPDDPQPYGLAAWTKDDAAVLLYDRYDIWKVDPKTGVAVNFTGGVGRSTKQIFRYTIPVEKKKFIEPKDELLLLVQNETTKQWGYSRKSISSLKAPEALVMAPFGYSNLMQAKKGDTFIYTKSNVSTSPDLYVSRDPKKETKLSSINAQQKDYNWFTADLVHWTTPKGYKATGVLYKPENFDPTKKYPMVVYFYEKLSDGLYKYTAPAPTPSRLDIAMFASNGYLVFTPDISYTIGEPGPSAVEFINSGVEDLKKNSWVDAAHIGLQGQSWGGYQVAYLITQTNMYAAAWAGAPVVNMTSAYGGIRWESGMSRQFQYEHTQSRIGGTLWDQTERYIQNSPLFHLPKVQTPVVIMSNDADGAVPWYQGIEMFTDLRRLGKPVWLLQYNGEAHNLVKRENRKDISVRELQFFDHYLKGAPAPVWLQRGVPAVEKGRNWGLETTSSSAVKTTP; encoded by the coding sequence ATGTATAAACCGTTTGCCCTGCTGGCCGGCCTGGCTTTCTTGCAGCCCGCCGTTGCCCAGCAAACTCCCAAAAAGCCGCTCGACCACTCGGTGTACGACCAGTGGCAAAGCGTTGCTAATCAGAAGATCAGCCAGGACGGCAAGTACGTGCTGTTTCAGGTGAAACCCCAGCAGGGCGACGGGACGCTCTACCTCAAGACGGCCGCCAACCAAACCCTGCGCCAGGTGAGCCGCGGCGACTCGGCCCAGTTCACGGCCGACTCCAAGTTTGCCGTCTTCAGCATCCGGCCCCAGTACCAGGTGGTGCGGCAGGCCAAAATCAAGAAGAAAAAGCCCGCCGACATGCCCAAGGACTCCTTGGGCGTGTACACCCTGAACGGCAACAAGCTCAGCAAGTATCCCAACGTGAAGTCGTTTCAGCTGGCCGAAGACGCGGCGGTGCTGGCGTTTCTGGGGGAGCGGCTGCCGGTGAAGGACGCGGCCAAGAAAGCCCCGACCGACACCATCAAAAAGCTTACCGACCAGCTGCTGGAAGCCAAGAAGGAAGGCGCTCCGCTGACGGTGGTGAATTTGCTGACGGGCAAGACCAGCACGTTTGAGTACGTGACGGACTACCAGATCAGCAAGCCCGGCAACAAGGTGGGCTTTGCGGTGGTGGCGCCCAAGGGCAACAAGGACGTGAAATCGGGGCTGTACGTGCTGGATGTGGCCTCGGGCACGGCCAAGCTGGTCAGCGCGGGCAAGGGCGTGTACAAGAACATTGCCTTCGACGAGGCCGGCAAGCAGCTGGCTTTTACGGCCGAGAAGCACCCCGAAAAAGCTCTGGTTAAGCCCTTTAGCCTGTACTACTCCGACCTCGGCGCCGACTCGGCCCGGGTGCTCCTCAAGCCCAGCGCTACGCCCCTGCCCAAGGGCTGGTCGCCGAGCGGCTTTGGCAAGGTGAGCTTCAGCAAAAACGGCGAGAAGCTGTTTTTCGGCACGGCCCCCGACCCAATTCCGCAGGATACCAGCATTGTCGACTTCGAAACGGCCAAGCTCGACATCTGGAACTACAAGGACGACTACCTGCAGCCCATGCAGCTCAAAACGCTGAAAAAGGACCTGCAGCGCAACTACTTGGCAGTCATCTACCCCAAAAAGGACGGCAAGTTTGTACAGCTGGAAAACGAGTACCTGCGCGACTCTTTCCTGCCCGAAAATACCAACGCCGAGTACATTCTGGCCGTGACGGATACCGGCAAGCGGGTGTCGATGCAGTGGGAAGGCACCACGCTCAAGCAGGCCTACCTGGTGTCGACGGTGAGCGGGGAACACGTGGCTATTAACCCCAAGGCCGCCAAAAGCCGGTTCCAGATGTCGCCCGACGGGCGCTACGTGACGTGGTACGACTACGCGAATAAGAACTGGTTTGCCTACGCCGTGGACGGCCGCAAAACTGTGAACCTGACCGGCAAACTCAATGTGTCGTTTACTGACGAGGAAAACGACTCGCCCGATGACCCGCAGCCCTACGGCCTGGCCGCCTGGACCAAGGACGACGCGGCCGTGCTGCTCTACGACCGGTACGACATCTGGAAAGTAGACCCCAAAACCGGCGTGGCCGTGAACTTCACGGGCGGCGTGGGCCGCAGCACCAAGCAGATTTTCCGCTACACCATTCCGGTCGAGAAAAAGAAGTTTATCGAGCCCAAGGATGAGTTGCTACTGCTCGTGCAGAACGAGACGACCAAGCAGTGGGGCTACTCCCGCAAGAGCATCAGCAGCCTGAAAGCCCCGGAGGCCCTGGTAATGGCGCCCTTCGGCTATTCCAACCTGATGCAGGCCAAGAAAGGTGACACGTTTATCTACACCAAGTCGAACGTGAGCACCTCGCCCGACCTGTACGTGAGCCGGGACCCGAAAAAGGAAACCAAGCTCAGCAGCATCAACGCCCAGCAGAAGGACTACAACTGGTTTACAGCCGACCTGGTGCACTGGACCACGCCCAAGGGCTACAAGGCTACCGGCGTGCTCTACAAGCCCGAGAACTTCGACCCCACTAAGAAGTACCCGATGGTAGTGTATTTCTACGAAAAGCTTTCCGATGGCCTCTACAAGTACACGGCCCCGGCCCCCACGCCTTCCCGTCTCGACATTGCCATGTTTGCCAGCAACGGCTACCTGGTTTTCACCCCCGACATCAGCTATACCATCGGGGAGCCGGGCCCGTCGGCGGTGGAGTTTATCAACTCGGGCGTGGAGGATCTGAAGAAGAACAGCTGGGTGGATGCGGCCCACATTGGCCTGCAGGGCCAGAGCTGGGGAGGCTACCAGGTGGCCTACCTCATCACCCAGACTAACATGTACGCCGCGGCCTGGGCCGGTGCACCCGTCGTGAACATGACCTCGGCCTACGGCGGCATCCGCTGGGAATCGGGCATGAGCCGGCAGTTTCAGTACGAGCACACCCAGAGCCGCATCGGCGGCACACTCTGGGACCAGACGGAGCGCTACATACAAAACTCCCCGCTATTCCATCTGCCTAAGGTGCAGACGCCGGTGGTGATTATGTCCAACGACGCCGACGGAGCCGTGCCGTGGTACCAGGGCATTGAAATGTTTACGGACCTGCGCCGCCTGGGCAAGCCCGTATGGCTGCTGCAGTACAACGGCGAGGCCCACAACCTGGTGAAGCGCGAAAACCGCAAGGATATTTCGGTGCGGGAGCTGCAGTTCTTCGACCACTACCTCAAAGGCGCCCCGGCCCCTGTATGGCTGCAGCGCGGCGTGCCCGCCGTGGAAAAAGGCCGCAACTGGGGCTTGGAAACCACCTCGAGCAGCGCGGTGAAAACGACGCCGTAA
- a CDS encoding ArnT family glycosyltransferase: protein MYSIILSGFQHARPLSFPLFARWWVRLLTVLAVGGVNFFAHLGALEVTLMEARNFVAAREMAAGGSWLLPTMNGELRLAKPPLPTWAVAAVLRLSPGTTDPGLLRLPAAGMTLLLVLFFWGLARELTRNAPAEAQAPGRTAWLATLVLGSSLLIITVGREGQWDIFSTSLAVGSLWLLTRGWNRPGPAYASFLGGGVLLGAVVLSKGPVSLYAVVLPFVAAYASRWQPGGLERLRLHWPEALAATGVALAIGARGPCMWGCTCLLRPWLRLPQK, encoded by the coding sequence TTGTATTCCATCATTCTGTCAGGGTTTCAGCATGCACGCCCCCTCTCCTTCCCCTTGTTTGCCCGCTGGTGGGTGCGCCTGCTGACGGTGCTGGCGGTGGGCGGCGTCAACTTCTTCGCCCATCTGGGGGCATTGGAAGTCACTTTGATGGAGGCCCGCAACTTTGTAGCGGCCCGTGAAATGGCCGCCGGGGGCTCCTGGCTGCTGCCCACTATGAACGGGGAACTGCGCTTGGCCAAGCCGCCCCTGCCCACCTGGGCCGTGGCAGCCGTGCTGCGCCTGAGCCCGGGCACCACCGACCCGGGCCTGCTCCGCCTGCCCGCCGCGGGCATGACCCTGCTGCTGGTGCTGTTTTTCTGGGGCCTGGCCCGGGAACTGACGCGCAACGCCCCGGCCGAAGCTCAGGCCCCGGGCCGCACGGCCTGGCTGGCGACCCTGGTGCTGGGCAGCAGTCTGCTCATCATCACGGTGGGGCGCGAAGGGCAGTGGGACATCTTTTCGACAAGTTTGGCCGTTGGGAGCCTGTGGCTGCTTACCCGGGGCTGGAACCGTCCGGGCCCGGCCTATGCCAGCTTTCTGGGAGGCGGAGTATTGCTGGGTGCCGTGGTGCTGAGCAAAGGTCCGGTAAGCCTGTACGCCGTGGTGTTGCCGTTCGTGGCCGCCTACGCATCCCGCTGGCAGCCCGGCGGCCTGGAGCGGCTGCGGCTGCACTGGCCCGAGGCGCTGGCTGCAACGGGCGTGGCGCTGGCAATAGGGGCGCGTGGCCCGTGTATGTGGGGCTGCACGTGCCTGCTGCGGCCTTGGCTACGGCTTCCACAGAAGTAG
- a CDS encoding OB-fold nucleic acid binding domain-containing protein, with amino-acid sequence MSVEGRIKELRNDRQGHLRAILLTDQTLLTVPPHVGVQLADKLKPGATVQATGLPIELHWGAVAADKLRRIHAQTLTVNNVQFLIN; translated from the coding sequence GTGTCGGTGGAAGGCCGCATCAAGGAGCTGCGCAACGACCGGCAAGGCCACCTGCGCGCCATTCTGCTGACCGACCAAACCCTGCTGACCGTGCCGCCCCACGTGGGCGTGCAGCTGGCCGACAAGCTCAAGCCCGGCGCTACCGTGCAGGCTACCGGCCTGCCCATTGAGCTGCACTGGGGAGCCGTGGCGGCCGATAAGCTGCGCCGCATTCACGCCCAGACCCTGACCGTGAACAACGTGCAGTTTCTTATCAACTAG
- a CDS encoding response regulator transcription factor codes for MLPGQNGFEVLRNLREFGLDGVPVIILSALSDTAHVIRGLDAGAVDYLRKPFEFDELLARLRAVERKRGSTEAAVLRLADLELDPIHRSVTRAGQPLTLTNREFALLDLLLRNAGRVVTKTRIAEKVWDVDFDMGSNVIEVHVSQLRRKLDRAFPDRPPLLETVVGHGYRLVGGPTAAV; via the coding sequence ATGCTGCCCGGCCAGAACGGCTTCGAGGTGCTGCGCAACCTGCGCGAGTTCGGGCTCGACGGCGTGCCGGTCATCATCCTGAGTGCTTTATCGGATACTGCCCACGTCATCCGGGGGCTCGACGCCGGAGCTGTGGACTACCTGCGCAAGCCCTTTGAGTTTGATGAGCTGCTGGCCCGGCTGCGGGCTGTGGAGCGCAAGCGCGGCAGCACCGAAGCCGCCGTGCTTCGCCTCGCCGACCTGGAGCTGGACCCCATTCACCGCTCCGTGACCCGGGCCGGGCAGCCGCTCACGCTCACCAACCGGGAGTTTGCCCTGCTCGATCTGCTGCTGCGCAATGCCGGGCGCGTCGTCACCAAAACCCGCATTGCCGAAAAGGTCTGGGACGTAGACTTCGACATGGGCTCCAATGTCATTGAGGTGCACGTTTCCCAACTGCGCCGCAAGCTGGACCGCGCCTTCCCCGACCGGCCACCCCTGCTCGAAACCGTGGTCGGGCACGGCTACCGGCTGGTGGGCGGCCCAACGGCGGCGGTGTAA
- a CDS encoding sensor histidine kinase, producing the protein MLRRPLSLRTSLFLALALVVVLTTGLAGGYQYVHLRQVLSRADDARLQARATLLLNRTEIGNGRPVVPLPDQLDERILVCYVAPGYPPLEIFRSAGWPGTTAPGWRRVRVQRTVILRPDDHLELWLAHPDTALRTELAQVRQGLLLTALGSLLLAVVLALGLGKVALRPLRRMAQAAREVATARDAAPLPVPTTHDEMQELAETLNAMLRRLSEGAQLQDNFLAAAAHELRTPLATLHTGLAVTLLDPALPATNQQQLSGQLEEIRRLSRLVDDFLLVSRLGAEALPLHLLPVPLDELVLASTDRLLPRFRAAGRPLELLFDEQVASYQILADADKLTTVLLNLLENALRHARRGRPCRSLWARSMLPGLCLPPSATPCFIPWAT; encoded by the coding sequence ATGCTGCGCCGCCCGCTTTCTTTGCGCACCAGCCTGTTTCTGGCCCTGGCCCTGGTGGTGGTGCTCACTACCGGGCTGGCCGGCGGCTATCAGTACGTGCACCTTCGCCAGGTACTCAGCCGCGCCGACGATGCCCGCCTGCAGGCCCGCGCCACGCTGCTGCTGAACCGGACCGAAATTGGCAACGGCCGGCCCGTAGTACCCTTACCCGACCAGCTCGACGAGCGAATTTTGGTGTGCTACGTGGCCCCGGGCTACCCGCCGCTGGAAATATTCCGTTCGGCGGGCTGGCCGGGCACCACGGCGCCAGGCTGGCGGCGGGTACGGGTGCAGCGCACCGTAATTCTGCGCCCCGACGACCACCTAGAGCTGTGGCTGGCCCACCCCGATACGGCCCTGCGCACCGAGCTGGCCCAGGTGCGGCAGGGCCTGCTGCTCACGGCCCTGGGCAGTCTGCTGCTGGCCGTGGTGCTGGCCCTGGGGCTGGGCAAAGTAGCGTTGCGGCCGTTGCGGCGCATGGCTCAGGCGGCGCGGGAAGTAGCCACGGCCCGGGACGCCGCACCTCTGCCCGTACCCACTACCCACGACGAAATGCAGGAGCTGGCCGAAACTCTGAACGCCATGCTGCGGCGCCTAAGCGAAGGAGCCCAGCTGCAGGACAACTTTCTGGCCGCTGCCGCCCACGAGCTACGCACCCCGCTGGCTACCCTGCACACCGGCCTGGCCGTAACCCTGCTCGACCCCGCCCTGCCCGCCACCAACCAGCAGCAGCTGAGCGGGCAGCTCGAAGAAATCCGGCGCCTGAGCCGCTTGGTTGATGACTTCTTGCTGGTCAGCCGCCTCGGAGCCGAGGCCCTGCCCCTGCATTTGCTCCCCGTACCACTCGACGAGCTGGTGCTGGCCTCCACCGACCGGCTCCTGCCCCGCTTCCGGGCCGCGGGCCGCCCGCTGGAGCTGCTCTTCGACGAACAAGTAGCTTCCTATCAGATATTGGCCGATGCTGACAAGCTGACGACAGTGCTCCTGAACCTGCTGGAAAACGCCCTGCGCCATGCCCGCCGGGGGCGGCCGTGCAGGTCATTGTGGGCCAGGAGTATGCTTCCGGGGCTTTGTTTGCCGCCGTCCGCAACCCCTTGCTTCATTCCCTGGGCGACCTGA
- a CDS encoding SDR family oxidoreductase, whose translation MKTALITGANKSIGLEAARLLLHHDYYVYLGSRNLENGQQAVAQLHAEGLPNVEPVQLDVADPASVKAARETVGRKTPVLDVLINNAGINGGMPQSALDSDISQFQRVFDTNFFGVISVTQTFLDLLRQSAEPRIVNVSSAQGSLTLHSDPAHGYKYYAHKAAVYHSSKSALNMYTINLAYELRDTPFKVNAVDPGFVATDFNGYRGTGTVQEAGARVVKYALLGPNGPTGRFVSEEYNPATGEIPW comes from the coding sequence ATGAAGACAGCACTGATTACGGGCGCCAACAAAAGCATCGGCCTGGAAGCCGCCCGGCTCTTATTACACCACGACTACTATGTGTATTTGGGCAGCCGCAACCTGGAAAATGGCCAGCAGGCCGTGGCCCAACTGCACGCCGAAGGCCTGCCGAATGTGGAGCCCGTGCAGCTCGACGTGGCCGACCCCGCCTCGGTAAAAGCTGCCCGGGAAACCGTGGGCCGCAAGACCCCGGTGCTCGACGTGCTTATCAACAATGCTGGCATCAACGGCGGGATGCCCCAGTCGGCCCTTGACTCCGACATCAGTCAGTTTCAGCGGGTGTTCGATACCAATTTCTTCGGCGTAATATCCGTCACCCAGACCTTCCTCGACCTGCTGCGGCAGTCGGCTGAGCCCCGCATTGTGAACGTCAGCTCGGCCCAGGGCTCCCTCACCCTGCACAGCGACCCGGCGCATGGGTATAAGTATTACGCCCACAAAGCGGCCGTGTACCACTCCTCAAAGTCGGCCCTGAACATGTACACCATCAACCTGGCCTACGAGCTACGCGACACACCCTTCAAAGTAAATGCCGTCGACCCAGGCTTTGTCGCCACTGATTTCAACGGCTACCGCGGCACCGGCACCGTGCAGGAAGCCGGGGCCCGGGTCGTGAAATACGCCCTGCTAGGCCCCAACGGCCCCACCGGCCGGTTTGTCAGCGAGGAATACAACCCCGCTACCGGCGAGATTCCCTGGTAG
- a CDS encoding helix-turn-helix domain-containing protein, with translation MPTLLLDQPVPVYSLTPQGTPGSGLFQLLRPEGQQPSFRSNMLLPHRKDYYHLVFVQRGGSRHWVDMTPYVLKENTFYFSGPGQLQVKEKLAPLWGVSLAFTREFLALQQNAALAQLPLLQNPRNGHELLLTPADVAFVEDTLARLEAEYHRPGQWQQPMLTAYLTVLLTYLSRLYTEQFPSTEPSADQLLVQKFRARIEEGFRERHEVGAYAALLHISAGHLSELVKAQSGKPAIAHIQERLVLEARRLLFHSEQSVKEIAFDLGFADASYFSRFFKRETGLTPAEYRSSSREMYP, from the coding sequence ATGCCTACGCTTCTTCTCGACCAGCCAGTGCCCGTGTATTCCCTGACGCCGCAGGGTACGCCCGGCAGCGGCTTGTTTCAGCTGCTGCGGCCGGAAGGCCAGCAGCCGTCTTTTCGGTCCAATATGCTGCTGCCCCACCGCAAGGATTATTACCATCTGGTGTTTGTGCAGCGGGGCGGCAGTCGGCACTGGGTGGATATGACGCCCTACGTGCTCAAGGAAAACACATTCTACTTCTCGGGCCCCGGCCAGCTGCAGGTCAAGGAGAAGCTTGCGCCGCTCTGGGGCGTCAGCCTGGCTTTCACCCGCGAGTTTCTGGCCTTGCAGCAAAACGCGGCCCTGGCCCAGCTGCCGCTGCTCCAGAACCCGCGCAACGGGCACGAACTGCTGCTCACGCCGGCCGATGTAGCTTTTGTGGAAGATACCCTGGCCCGGCTCGAAGCTGAATACCACCGCCCCGGCCAGTGGCAGCAGCCCATGCTCACGGCCTACCTGACTGTGCTGCTCACCTACCTGAGTCGGCTGTATACCGAGCAGTTTCCGAGCACCGAGCCCTCGGCCGACCAGCTGCTGGTGCAGAAATTCCGAGCCCGGATTGAGGAAGGCTTTCGGGAGCGGCACGAGGTGGGCGCTTATGCGGCCCTGCTCCACATTTCGGCCGGGCACCTGAGCGAGTTGGTGAAGGCCCAGAGCGGCAAGCCCGCCATTGCCCACATTCAGGAACGCCTGGTGCTCGAAGCCCGGCGCCTGCTGTTTCACTCCGAACAGTCGGTCAAGGAAATTGCCTTCGACCTGGGCTTTGCCGATGCTTCCTACTTCAGTCGCTTCTTTAAGCGCGAAACCGGCCTGACCCCGGCCGAGTACCGCAGCAGCAGCCGGGAAATGTACCCGTGA
- a CDS encoding aldo/keto reductase, whose amino-acid sequence MASGVNFIDTADYYGEDVTNRLIAEALCPYADDLVICTKVGGARRPDKSWIPFNTPENLRTSIENNLRTLRQEQIQLVHFRVMPGADVPFAESMGAMYEMQREGKILHVGISNVNPEELTAALQMGDVASVENMYGYAQRTTLNDGHGETRGGEVLPLCEQHGIPFVPFFSLVHGLPNGGNKLAELARQRGVMEAQLNIAWLLHKSPLLLPIPGTSSLVHLRENLAAADIQLSAEDMAYLG is encoded by the coding sequence GTGGCCAGTGGCGTCAACTTCATCGACACGGCCGACTACTACGGCGAGGACGTCACCAACCGCCTCATTGCCGAGGCCCTGTGTCCGTACGCCGACGACCTGGTAATCTGCACCAAAGTGGGCGGCGCCCGCCGGCCCGATAAAAGCTGGATACCCTTCAACACGCCCGAAAACCTACGCACCAGCATCGAAAACAACCTGCGCACCCTGCGGCAGGAGCAGATTCAGCTGGTGCACTTCCGGGTGATGCCGGGCGCCGACGTGCCCTTTGCCGAGTCGATGGGGGCCATGTACGAAATGCAGCGCGAGGGCAAAATCCTGCACGTGGGCATCAGCAACGTGAACCCCGAAGAGCTGACCGCCGCCTTGCAGATGGGCGACGTGGCCAGCGTGGAAAACATGTACGGCTATGCCCAGCGCACCACCCTGAACGACGGGCACGGCGAAACCCGGGGCGGCGAGGTGCTGCCTTTGTGCGAGCAGCACGGCATTCCCTTCGTGCCGTTCTTCTCCCTGGTCCACGGCCTGCCCAACGGCGGCAACAAGCTAGCTGAGCTGGCCCGGCAGCGCGGCGTAATGGAGGCCCAGCTGAACATTGCCTGGCTCTTGCACAAGTCGCCGCTGCTGCTCCCGATTCCGGGCACTTCGTCGCTGGTGCACCTGCGCGAAAACCTGGCCGCCGCCGATATCCAGCTCAGCGCCGAGGACATGGCGTATTTGGGATAA